A window of Amycolatopsis australiensis contains these coding sequences:
- a CDS encoding MFS transporter gives MSQQTLHAAPVAAVPRRSGLVLAIILTCQLMLILDATVMNVALPRIQADLGFTPTGLSWVMTAYSLVFGGLLLLGGRAGDLFGRRRMFVAGTALFTLASLAGGLAGTATLLIAARVLQGVGAAMAGPSTLALVTTTFAEAKARVRALALFSAMSSGGFAIGLIVGGLLTEWISWRAALFINVPFGLAIVLLAPRFVPEPPRRPAHLDLPGAVTGTLGVGSLVFAFTHAASDGWGNPVTLGSLAGGLALLAGFVAIEARTAMPLVPLRLFAERNRTAAYVNFFLGPMAMMSMFFFLTQFMQDIRHFAALATGFAFLPMAALIFTMSRLVPRLLPRYGPKPLAVTGSLLMVAGVAWLALLTTDSAYFPALLGPLLLMGLGGGLSFAPLNVIVMATVPTEDAGAAGGVLQTMQQVGSTLGLGVLITVFGAATRSAGTTGAQLTVDGMTAAFATAAVFAACTVLVALTFRRQAAATASARP, from the coding sequence TTGTCCCAGCAAACGCTCCACGCCGCGCCTGTCGCGGCCGTACCACGCCGCAGCGGGCTGGTCCTCGCGATCATCCTGACCTGCCAGCTCATGCTCATCCTGGACGCGACGGTGATGAACGTCGCGCTCCCGCGCATCCAGGCCGACCTGGGGTTCACCCCCACCGGGCTGTCATGGGTGATGACCGCCTACAGCCTGGTCTTCGGCGGCCTGCTGCTGCTCGGCGGCCGGGCGGGCGACCTGTTCGGGCGGCGCCGGATGTTCGTCGCGGGCACCGCCCTGTTCACCCTCGCGTCCCTGGCCGGCGGCCTCGCCGGCACCGCGACGCTGCTCATCGCCGCCCGCGTCCTGCAGGGGGTCGGCGCCGCCATGGCGGGGCCGAGCACGCTGGCGCTCGTCACGACGACGTTCGCCGAAGCCAAGGCCCGCGTCCGCGCGCTCGCACTGTTCTCGGCGATGTCCAGCGGCGGCTTCGCGATCGGCCTGATCGTCGGCGGCCTGCTCACCGAGTGGATCTCGTGGCGGGCGGCGCTGTTCATCAACGTCCCGTTCGGCCTCGCGATCGTGCTGCTCGCCCCGCGGTTCGTGCCCGAGCCGCCGCGCCGGCCGGCGCACCTCGACCTGCCCGGCGCGGTCACCGGCACCCTCGGCGTCGGCTCGCTCGTGTTCGCCTTCACCCACGCCGCGTCCGACGGCTGGGGCAACCCCGTGACGCTCGGCTCGCTCGCCGGCGGCCTGGCGCTGCTGGCCGGGTTCGTCGCCATCGAGGCCCGCACGGCGATGCCGCTGGTCCCGCTCCGGCTGTTCGCCGAACGCAACCGCACCGCGGCCTACGTGAACTTCTTCCTCGGCCCGATGGCCATGATGTCGATGTTCTTCTTCCTCACGCAGTTCATGCAGGACATCCGGCACTTCGCGGCGCTGGCCACCGGGTTCGCGTTCCTGCCGATGGCGGCGCTGATCTTCACGATGAGCCGGCTCGTGCCGCGGCTGCTCCCCCGCTACGGGCCGAAGCCGCTGGCGGTCACCGGATCGCTGCTGATGGTCGCGGGTGTCGCGTGGCTGGCCCTGCTCACGACGGACAGCGCGTACTTCCCGGCGTTGCTGGGGCCGCTGCTGCTGATGGGGCTGGGCGGCGGGCTGTCGTTCGCGCCGCTCAACGTGATCGTCATGGCGACGGTGCCGACCGAGGACGCGGGCGCCGCGGGTGGCGTGCTGCAGACGATGCAGCAGGTCGGCAGCACGCTCGGCCTGGGCGTGCTGATCACGGTGTTCGGCGCGGCGACCCGGTCGGCGGGCACGACGGGCGCGCAGCTCACGGTGGACGGGATGACGGCGGCGTTCGCGACGGCCGCGGTGTTCGCGGCGTGCACGGTGCTGGTGGCGCTGACGTTCCGCCGTCAGGCGGCGGCTACAGCTTCTGCCCGGCCTTGA
- a CDS encoding transcriptional regulator, whose product MTGDPGVDALIRQWAAERERTPEEQEVDRIASAWLADTPAQAPGIPGQRARTGQSRFVPVESADPGYLEAMRRRLPEVPEELLTAAAGWWQMVGGVAEAEEWWDAGISPLDQRALDYRAAGLAPSDLSRRLGPMTVLQHLRRGSAPAWCVARLARQQKSA is encoded by the coding sequence ATGACCGGAGATCCCGGAGTGGACGCGCTGATCCGGCAGTGGGCCGCCGAGCGCGAGCGGACCCCGGAGGAGCAGGAGGTCGACCGCATCGCTTCCGCGTGGCTGGCCGACACCCCCGCGCAGGCCCCGGGCATTCCCGGCCAGCGCGCCCGTACCGGGCAGTCCCGGTTCGTGCCCGTCGAGTCGGCCGACCCCGGCTACCTCGAAGCCATGCGCCGCCGGCTGCCGGAGGTGCCCGAGGAGCTGCTCACCGCCGCCGCGGGCTGGTGGCAGATGGTCGGCGGCGTCGCCGAAGCCGAGGAGTGGTGGGACGCCGGCATCAGCCCGCTCGACCAGCGGGCCCTCGACTACCGGGCGGCCGGCCTCGCGCCGTCCGACCTGAGCCGGCGGCTCGGGCCGATGACCGTCCTGCAGCACCTGCGCCGCGGCAGCGCCCCGGCCTGGTGCGTCGCCCGGCTCGCGCGGCAGCAGAAGTCCGCCTGA
- a CDS encoding acyl-CoA dehydrogenase family protein — protein MPLQLPKSSWSTTELEDLRELSRSFLQKEAVPHQERWAAEKKVDRELWNKAGEVGLLCLSIPEEYGGGGGTFAHEAVLYEEQARAGDSAWGVTVHNGIVAHYLLAYASEEKKREWLPKLASGEMVGAIAMTEPGTGSDLQGIKTRAVREGDHYVLNGAKTFITNGFHADLVVVACKTDPDAGAQGVSLIVVETDTPGFRRGRVLDKVGLKGQDTAELFFDDVRVPAANLLGDAEGQGFIQLMLQLPQERLIIAVTAVAGLEAAVDLTLEYTKERTAFGRPIFSFQNTKFTLAEAATEAAVARAFLDQCIERHLKGELDVQGAAMAKLWTTERVNKVIDDCVQLFGGYGYMTEYPIARAWADVRISRIFGGTSEIMKEIISRSL, from the coding sequence GTGCCGCTGCAACTGCCGAAGAGCTCGTGGAGCACGACCGAGCTCGAAGACCTCCGTGAGCTGTCGCGGTCGTTCCTGCAGAAGGAAGCCGTCCCGCACCAGGAACGCTGGGCGGCGGAGAAGAAGGTCGACCGCGAGCTGTGGAACAAGGCGGGCGAGGTCGGCCTGCTCTGCCTGTCCATCCCCGAGGAGTACGGCGGGGGCGGCGGCACGTTCGCGCACGAGGCCGTGCTCTACGAAGAGCAGGCCCGGGCCGGCGACAGCGCGTGGGGCGTGACCGTCCACAATGGAATCGTCGCGCACTACCTGCTCGCCTACGCCTCGGAAGAGAAGAAGCGCGAGTGGCTGCCGAAGCTGGCCAGCGGCGAGATGGTCGGCGCGATCGCGATGACCGAGCCCGGCACCGGCTCGGACCTGCAGGGCATCAAGACGCGCGCGGTCCGCGAAGGCGACCACTACGTCCTCAACGGCGCCAAGACCTTCATCACCAACGGCTTCCACGCCGACCTGGTCGTCGTCGCGTGCAAGACCGACCCGGACGCCGGCGCGCAGGGCGTCTCGCTGATCGTCGTCGAGACCGACACGCCGGGCTTCCGCCGCGGCCGCGTGCTCGACAAGGTCGGCCTCAAGGGCCAGGACACCGCCGAGCTGTTCTTCGACGACGTCCGCGTGCCCGCCGCCAACCTGCTCGGCGACGCCGAGGGCCAGGGCTTCATCCAGCTGATGCTGCAGCTGCCGCAGGAACGGCTGATCATCGCCGTCACCGCGGTGGCCGGGCTGGAGGCCGCGGTCGACCTGACGCTGGAGTACACCAAGGAGCGCACGGCGTTCGGCCGGCCGATCTTCTCCTTCCAGAACACCAAGTTCACCCTCGCCGAAGCGGCCACGGAAGCCGCGGTGGCGCGGGCGTTCCTGGACCAGTGCATCGAACGGCACCTCAAGGGCGAGCTGGACGTCCAGGGCGCGGCGATGGCGAAGCTGTGGACCACCGAACGCGTCAACAAGGTGATCGACGACTGCGTGCAGCTCTTCGGCGGCTACGGCTACATGACCGAGTACCCGATCGCGCGTGCCTGGGCCGACGTCCGGATCTCCCGGATCTTCGGCGGGACCAGCGAAATCATGAAGGAAATCATCTCCCGCTCGCTCTGA
- a CDS encoding CaiB/BaiF CoA transferase family protein, which translates to MKTGPLSGLKVVELAGLAPGPFATMILADLGADVVRVDRATPGEDVLGIPADPLARGRRSVGINTKTPEGVELVLKLCDTADVLIEGFRPGVAERIGLGPDVVHARNPRLVYGRMTGWGQDGPLARAAGHDINYIGIAGALEPIGRAGERPVPPLNLVGDFGGGGLLLAMGILAALYERTTSGRGQVVDASMVDGAALLTTSLHGIKAAGLWSDERGENMLDGGAPFYDTYETADGKYVAVGAIEMRFWGDLVKVLELDPAELPLHIDKSQWPKLREIVAGAIAKHTRDELVARAEGTDACLTPVLSPTEAPSHPHNTARGTFVEIGGMVQPAPAPRFDRTPPATPEAPHAKGADTEAVLAELGVTDFGALREAGVIA; encoded by the coding sequence ATGAAAACAGGTCCGCTCAGCGGCCTGAAGGTGGTCGAACTCGCCGGGCTCGCGCCCGGGCCGTTCGCCACGATGATCCTCGCCGACCTCGGCGCCGACGTCGTCCGCGTCGACCGGGCGACGCCGGGGGAGGACGTGCTCGGCATCCCGGCCGACCCGCTCGCCCGCGGCCGGCGGTCGGTCGGCATCAACACCAAGACACCCGAAGGCGTCGAGCTGGTGCTGAAGCTGTGCGACACCGCCGACGTCCTCATCGAGGGCTTCCGGCCGGGCGTCGCGGAACGGATCGGCCTCGGCCCGGACGTCGTGCACGCCCGCAACCCGCGGTTGGTCTACGGCCGGATGACCGGCTGGGGCCAGGACGGCCCGCTGGCCCGCGCCGCCGGGCACGACATCAACTACATCGGCATCGCCGGCGCGCTCGAGCCGATCGGGCGCGCCGGCGAGCGGCCGGTGCCGCCGCTCAACCTGGTCGGCGACTTCGGCGGCGGCGGGCTGCTGCTGGCCATGGGTATCCTGGCCGCGCTCTACGAACGCACCACCTCCGGGCGCGGTCAGGTCGTCGACGCCTCGATGGTCGACGGTGCCGCCCTGCTCACGACCAGCCTGCACGGCATCAAGGCGGCCGGCCTGTGGTCCGACGAGCGCGGCGAGAACATGCTCGACGGCGGCGCGCCGTTCTACGACACCTACGAAACCGCCGACGGCAAGTACGTCGCGGTCGGCGCCATCGAGATGCGGTTCTGGGGCGACCTGGTCAAGGTCCTGGAGCTGGATCCGGCGGAGCTGCCCCTGCACATCGACAAGTCGCAGTGGCCGAAGCTGCGCGAGATCGTGGCGGGCGCGATCGCCAAGCACACCCGCGACGAGCTCGTGGCCCGCGCCGAAGGCACCGACGCCTGCCTGACGCCGGTGCTCTCGCCGACCGAAGCGCCGTCGCACCCGCACAACACGGCACGCGGCACGTTCGTGGAGATCGGCGGCATGGTCCAGCCCGCCCCGGCCCCGCGGTTCGACCGCACCCCGCCGGCGACGCCGGAAGCGCCGCACGCCAAGGGAGCCGACACCGAAGCCGTGTTGGCCGAATTGGGCGTCACGGACTTCGGAGCGTTGCGCGAAGCAGGGGTGATCGCCTAG
- a CDS encoding DUF3817 domain-containing protein — protein sequence MTTSTEGAAQTAVPLAGPLVRFRTAAYVTGVGLLGLCFVMVLRYAFGNPTPSAVYSPIHGVLYMIYLVLTIDLAIKARWSIKGTVLVLLAGCVPFVSFLVERRVTHKVKAGQKL from the coding sequence ATGACCACCAGCACCGAAGGTGCCGCCCAGACCGCGGTGCCGCTCGCCGGCCCCCTGGTCCGGTTCCGCACCGCCGCCTACGTCACCGGCGTGGGCCTGCTCGGCCTGTGCTTCGTGATGGTGCTGCGGTACGCGTTCGGCAACCCGACCCCGTCGGCCGTCTACTCGCCGATCCACGGTGTGCTGTACATGATCTACCTGGTGCTCACCATCGACCTGGCCATCAAGGCCCGCTGGTCGATCAAGGGCACCGTGCTGGTGCTGCTGGCCGGCTGCGTCCCGTTCGTCTCGTTCCTCGTCGAGCGCCGGGTGACGCACAAGGTCAAGGCCGGGCAGAAGCTGTAG
- a CDS encoding crotonase/enoyl-CoA hydratase family protein: protein MTRNVLVERDGEVTTITIDRPAARNAVDGPTAAELAGAFRAFDADPGAAVAVLTGSGGTFCAGADLKAIGTDRMNRTHPDGDGPMGPTRLRLGKPVIAAVHGHAVAGGLELALWCDLRVADATAVFGVFCRRWGVPLIDGGTVRLPRLIGQSRAMDLILTGRPVDAAEAFSIGLANRLVPAGEAVSAAQELARQLAAFPQACLRGDRLSALEQWGRSEEDALAAEFTAAMGTGVLAVEAVDGAARFAGGAGRHGSFT from the coding sequence ATGACCCGGAACGTGCTGGTCGAGCGCGACGGCGAAGTGACGACGATCACCATCGACCGTCCCGCCGCGCGGAACGCCGTCGACGGCCCGACCGCCGCCGAGCTGGCCGGCGCCTTCCGCGCGTTCGACGCGGACCCCGGCGCCGCGGTCGCGGTGCTCACCGGATCGGGTGGCACGTTCTGCGCGGGCGCGGACCTCAAGGCGATCGGCACCGATCGGATGAACCGGACTCACCCGGACGGGGACGGCCCGATGGGACCGACCCGGCTGCGGCTCGGCAAGCCGGTGATCGCCGCGGTGCACGGCCACGCGGTCGCGGGCGGGCTGGAGCTGGCGCTGTGGTGCGACCTGCGGGTCGCGGACGCGACGGCGGTGTTCGGGGTGTTCTGCCGCCGCTGGGGCGTGCCGCTGATCGACGGCGGGACGGTCCGGCTGCCGCGGCTGATCGGCCAGTCGCGGGCGATGGACCTGATCCTCACCGGCCGCCCGGTCGACGCCGCGGAAGCGTTCTCGATCGGCTTGGCCAACCGGCTCGTCCCGGCGGGTGAAGCGGTTTCCGCGGCACAGGAGCTGGCGCGGCAGCTGGCGGCGTTCCCGCAGGCGTGCCTGCGCGGGGACCGGCTTTCGGCGCTCGAGCAGTGGGGCCGGTCCGAAGAGGACGCGCTGGCGGCGGAGTTCACCGCGGCGATGGGCACGGGCGTGCTGGCCGTGGAAGCGGTCGACGGCGCGGCCCGCTTCGCCGGCGGCGCGGGACGCCACGGCAGCTTCACCTGA
- a CDS encoding GNAT family N-acetyltransferase: MDDDVPRVVLRPVAEADLDLLERLTNDPVAAGEHQWFGWHDPGYLRRRWQETGMLTAESGMLVPTLGGRVLGLVSWHRSRTGPTSYCWNVGLVLAPEARGHGHGTEAQRLLVEYLFAHTQLNRVEATTEVDNRAEQRSLEKAGFTREGVLRGYGFRDGEWRDSVVYSVVRSDLGKG, encoded by the coding sequence ATGGACGACGATGTTCCCAGAGTCGTGCTCCGGCCCGTGGCCGAGGCCGATCTCGATCTCCTGGAACGGCTGACCAACGATCCCGTCGCCGCCGGGGAGCACCAGTGGTTCGGCTGGCACGACCCCGGCTACCTGCGCCGCCGCTGGCAGGAGACCGGCATGCTCACCGCCGAGTCCGGCATGCTCGTGCCGACGCTCGGCGGCCGCGTGCTCGGCCTCGTCTCCTGGCACCGCAGCCGCACCGGGCCGACGTCCTACTGCTGGAACGTCGGTCTCGTGCTCGCCCCGGAAGCCCGCGGCCACGGCCACGGCACCGAGGCCCAGCGCCTGCTCGTCGAGTACCTCTTCGCTCACACGCAGCTCAACCGGGTCGAGGCGACGACCGAAGTGGACAACCGCGCCGAACAACGCTCGCTCGAGAAAGCCGGCTTCACGCGCGAAGGCGTCCTTCGCGGCTACGGATTCCGGGACGGCGAGTGGCGCGACAGCGTCGTCTACTCGGTCGTGCGCTCCGACCTCGGCAAGGGCTAG
- a CDS encoding TetR/AcrR family transcriptional regulator — translation MTATAHRTQAQRREQTRTALLDATIDCLVDLGYARTSVQEICAHAGVSKGAAQHHFTTKAELMAAAVEHLTTKLRRRLAASLDELPGGGSGVAAAIDLLWTGYSGTLSTAVTELWVAARTDPELRAAIRPVDRALGRATLEHVTQVAGDLPPERAEMLFWLTVNLTRGLALDAELGGDPNRRRQLLDEWKRIAVLLYQDATAAPS, via the coding sequence GTGACCGCTACGGCACACCGGACCCAGGCGCAGCGGCGCGAGCAGACCCGCACCGCGCTGCTCGACGCCACCATCGACTGCCTGGTCGACCTCGGCTACGCACGCACGTCGGTGCAGGAGATCTGCGCCCACGCCGGCGTGTCGAAGGGCGCGGCGCAGCACCACTTCACCACCAAGGCCGAGCTGATGGCGGCCGCGGTCGAGCACCTGACCACGAAGCTGCGCCGCCGGCTCGCGGCGTCGCTGGACGAGCTGCCCGGCGGCGGCTCCGGCGTCGCCGCGGCGATCGACCTGCTGTGGACCGGCTACTCCGGCACGCTCTCCACCGCCGTCACCGAGCTCTGGGTCGCCGCTCGCACCGATCCCGAGCTGCGCGCGGCCATCCGCCCGGTCGACCGGGCGCTGGGCCGCGCCACGCTCGAGCACGTCACCCAGGTCGCCGGCGACCTGCCGCCCGAGCGCGCGGAGATGCTGTTCTGGCTCACCGTGAACCTCACCCGCGGCCTGGCGCTGGACGCCGAGCTCGGCGGCGACCCGAACCGGCGGCGGCAGCTGCTGGACGAGTGGAAGCGGATCGCGGTGTTGCTCTACCAGGACGCAACGGCTGCGCCGAGCTGA
- a CDS encoding lytic transglycosylase domain-containing protein, which translates to MRTRTGKTEDDPIDGEVDEAAPAVPAPRSSGAAVLTRLIVVVAVLAVAGGGVWLVTRASTPEASPLTTEIPALQVKAADVRPGSVAPAGGAVVGGAEQQTSPQQARSTGPSTLSEWASQVAAVTGVPARALQAYGNAELAMRADQPKCRISWATLAGIGRIESNHGQYAGAVLGADGRPSKPIIGVPLDGSAGVQAIGDTDGGRFDGDPAVDRAVGPMQFIPSTWRKWASDGNGDGLGDPQQIDDAALAAARYLCAGGRDMASPGGWWAGILSYNNSTEYAQKVFGLADGYAKAAQSIRKQG; encoded by the coding sequence GTGCGCACCAGGACCGGAAAGACCGAGGACGACCCGATCGACGGTGAAGTCGACGAAGCCGCCCCCGCCGTACCGGCGCCGCGCTCGTCCGGCGCGGCCGTGCTCACCCGGCTGATCGTGGTCGTCGCCGTGCTGGCCGTGGCCGGCGGCGGCGTCTGGCTCGTCACGCGCGCGTCGACTCCGGAAGCGAGCCCGCTCACCACCGAAATCCCCGCCCTGCAGGTCAAGGCGGCCGACGTCCGGCCGGGCTCGGTCGCGCCGGCGGGCGGCGCCGTGGTCGGCGGGGCCGAGCAGCAGACGTCACCGCAGCAGGCCCGCAGCACCGGCCCGTCGACGCTGTCGGAGTGGGCGAGCCAGGTCGCCGCGGTCACCGGCGTCCCGGCGCGGGCGCTGCAGGCCTACGGCAACGCGGAGCTGGCGATGCGCGCGGACCAGCCGAAGTGCCGGATCTCGTGGGCGACGCTGGCGGGCATCGGCCGCATCGAGTCCAACCACGGCCAGTACGCGGGCGCGGTCCTCGGCGCGGACGGCCGCCCGTCGAAGCCGATCATCGGCGTCCCCCTCGACGGCTCCGCGGGAGTCCAGGCGATCGGCGACACGGACGGCGGCCGCTTCGACGGCGACCCGGCGGTGGACCGCGCGGTCGGCCCGATGCAGTTCATCCCGAGCACGTGGCGCAAGTGGGCCTCGGACGGCAACGGCGACGGCCTCGGCGACCCCCAGCAGATCGACGACGCGGCGTTGGCGGCCGCGCGGTACCTCTGCGCCGGCGGCCGCGACATGGCGAGCCCGGGCGGCTGGTGGGCGGGCATCCTGTCGTACAACAACTCGACGGAGTACGCGCAGAAGGTGTTCGGCCTGGCGGACGGCTACGCCAAGGCGGCGCAGAGCATTCGCAAGCAGGGCTGA
- a CDS encoding succinic semialdehyde dehydrogenase: MTSTTPANTVEDTTLPATVGGVAGAPGSARAAELVARVTGGADSAPIRMRAPFTGQPIATLPQATDADVRTAFAAARTAQRAWADRSPAERARVLTRLHDLVLARQDEVLDLVQVEAGKARLDAFDEVSATALVAAYYGKHAPKLLAPRRAAGVIPGLTRAGEIRHPKGVVGIISPWNYPLALTAMDVLPALAAGNAVVQKPDNQTALSALWLHELAGEAGLPAGTWQIVLGRGSKIGTALVEESDYLCFTGSTPTGKELAGQVAKRLTSYSLELGGKNPMIVLPDADIAKAAAGAVTACFSSAGQLCVSVERIYVHEDIREEFTRAFVARTAALKLGGALDYHAQMGSLTSEEQLATVSAHVEDARAKGASVLTGGRARPDLGPLFYEPTVLSGVTPDMVPFAEETFGPVVSIYGYTDVTEAIDRANDTPFGLNASVWSRNGRAGWEVAARLKAGTVNVNEGYAATFGSVAVPMGGMKESGAGRRNGAEGLLKYTESQSIALQRGLALRPPKRVPGSLWSRGMTFGLKALRRLPR; this comes from the coding sequence ATGACCAGCACGACCCCCGCGAACACCGTCGAGGACACCACGCTCCCGGCGACCGTCGGCGGCGTGGCCGGAGCGCCCGGTTCGGCGCGGGCGGCCGAGCTCGTCGCCCGGGTGACCGGCGGCGCCGACTCGGCGCCGATCCGCATGCGCGCGCCCTTCACCGGGCAGCCGATCGCGACCCTGCCCCAGGCCACCGACGCCGACGTCCGCACCGCGTTCGCCGCCGCGCGGACGGCCCAGCGGGCGTGGGCCGACCGCTCCCCCGCCGAACGCGCCCGCGTGCTGACCCGGCTGCACGACCTGGTGCTGGCGCGGCAGGACGAGGTGCTCGACCTGGTCCAGGTCGAGGCGGGCAAGGCGCGGCTCGACGCGTTCGACGAGGTCAGCGCGACCGCGCTGGTCGCGGCCTACTACGGCAAGCACGCCCCGAAGCTGCTGGCCCCGCGCCGCGCCGCCGGGGTCATCCCCGGCCTCACGCGGGCCGGCGAGATCCGGCACCCGAAGGGCGTCGTCGGCATCATCTCGCCGTGGAACTACCCGCTGGCGCTCACCGCGATGGACGTCCTGCCCGCGCTCGCGGCCGGCAACGCCGTGGTCCAGAAGCCGGACAACCAGACCGCGCTTTCGGCGCTCTGGCTGCACGAACTCGCCGGAGAGGCCGGGCTGCCCGCCGGGACGTGGCAGATCGTCCTCGGCCGGGGCTCGAAGATCGGCACCGCGCTGGTCGAGGAGTCGGACTACCTGTGCTTCACCGGGTCGACGCCGACGGGCAAGGAGCTGGCCGGCCAGGTCGCGAAGCGGCTGACGTCGTACTCCCTGGAGCTCGGCGGCAAGAACCCGATGATCGTGCTGCCCGACGCCGACATCGCCAAGGCCGCGGCGGGCGCGGTGACGGCCTGCTTCTCCTCGGCGGGCCAGCTGTGCGTGTCGGTCGAGCGGATCTACGTCCACGAGGACATCCGCGAGGAGTTCACCCGGGCGTTCGTCGCCCGCACGGCCGCGCTGAAGCTCGGCGGCGCGCTGGACTACCACGCCCAGATGGGGTCGCTGACGTCGGAAGAGCAGCTCGCGACGGTGTCGGCGCACGTCGAAGACGCCCGCGCGAAGGGCGCTTCGGTGCTCACCGGCGGCCGTGCCCGGCCCGATCTCGGACCGCTGTTCTACGAGCCGACGGTGCTTTCCGGCGTCACTCCCGACATGGTGCCGTTCGCCGAGGAGACGTTCGGGCCGGTCGTGTCGATCTACGGCTACACCGACGTCACCGAAGCGATCGACCGGGCCAACGACACGCCGTTCGGGCTCAACGCCAGCGTCTGGTCGCGCAACGGCCGCGCGGGCTGGGAGGTCGCGGCGCGGCTCAAGGCCGGGACGGTCAACGTCAACGAGGGCTACGCGGCGACGTTCGGCAGCGTGGCGGTGCCGATGGGCGGGATGAAGGAGTCCGGTGCCGGTCGCCGCAACGGTGCCGAAGGCCTGCTGAAGTACACCGAATCCCAATCGATCGCGCTGCAGCGCGGGCTGGCGCTCCGGCCGCCGAAGCGCGTCCCGGGCTCGCTGTGGTCGCGCGGCATGACGTTCGGCCTGAAAGCCCTCCGCCGCCTGCCCCGCTGA